One window of Amaranthus tricolor cultivar Red isolate AtriRed21 chromosome 11, ASM2621246v1, whole genome shotgun sequence genomic DNA carries:
- the LOC130826651 gene encoding uncharacterized protein LOC130826651 produces the protein MKRNIFLMSLILSLLITLPKSTCNDNQKGAQCMESNNPFIEKACAGSVYRDHCVQSLKSLPPSDTCDIKTLTINSINITKTYGLIVRAWINQKLEYSNLDPHVKFALRECSNEYGDALEDLNRNIESFSIAKRIDHRFFHDLNTLMSGAISSIIACEDVMKEFKGKDVMEDRNKVFKKHCANALSVIVFWSHNHDY, from the coding sequence ATGAAGAGAAACATCTTTCTCATGTCTCTTATACTTAGTTTGCTAATTACACTTCCTAAATCGACATGCAACGATAATCAAAAAGGAGCTCAATGTATGGAATCGAACAATCCCTTCATCGAAAAGGCGTGTGCAGGGTCAGTATACAGAGATCATTGTGTGCAAAGTCTAAAATCATTACCTCCAAGTGATACTTGTGACATTAAAACACTAACAATTAATAGTATTAACATTACAAAGACTTATGGATTGATTGTTCGTGCTTGGATCAACCAAAAACTCGAGTATTCGAATTTAGATCCTCATGTTAAGTTCGCGTTAAGGGAATGTTCAAATGAGTATGGTGATGCATTGGAAGATCTGAATAGAAATATTGAGTCATTTAGCATTGCTAAAAGGATTGATCATAGGTTTTTTCATGACCTTAATACATTAATGAGTGGTGCAATTAGTTCTATTATTGCTTGTGAAGATGTTATGAAGGAATTTAAAGGAAAAGATGTAATGGAAGATAGGAACAAAGTGTTTAAGAAGCATTGTGCTAATGCTTTAAGTGTTATTGTGTTTTGGTCTCATAATCATGATTATTAA